TATTGGCCAGAGCATTACCCACAGCCCTCGCACCTTTTTCTTTACCAAGATATTTTGCTAAGAACTGATAACTGGTTACATTACCTCTCGGAATTTTATATTCTGCTTTTAATACTTGTTTTTGGAAAAAACTACAACTATTAAACTCAAGAACATCTAAAGAAAATTCTATTTTTGCTCCATTTAAAAAAAACTGGATGTCCTTAGATATCATATCTATTCCACTGCAAGATACTTCTTCTACATCATGAAACATATTAAAAACCTGATCTTCTGCGGATATTTCTGGATTAGATAATATAATTTTAACTATCTTAAAATTTCCATTAAAACCGACCCATAAAATAGATACTGGACCAAATGACGTTTTTTTAATAATTTTTAAATATATATCACTCATAAAAGATGAACCCTTTAATGGATTTTACTTACTTAATTTAATTACTTACTATCACAAATAATTAAACCTTATTAAAACATAAATTAATATGTGAAATTCATTATTTTTTCTAAATTTTTGCTAAAAATTTATATATTTCAAAATGTATCTTTATATTCCCAGAATAGCTCGATACAAATTTAAAAAAAAGTATTACTATTGGATTTGGATAATATACGATCATTGAAAGCATACAAATAAAAATTGAAAGGCGGTGGAATTTATGGTGAAAGATACTTCAGTCCTTCTGGAAGAAAAAAGAGTTTTTAAAGCTAACTACAGGATAGTTGAAGAAGCACATGTTAAAAATTGGGAGGCTGAAATTGAAAAGGGTAAAGACCCAGTAAGCTACTGGGCAGAAAAAGCTGAACAATTTGAATGGTTTAAAAAATGGGATAAAGTCCTGGATGAAAGCAAGAAACCATTCTATAAATGGTTCACTAAGGGTAAAATTAACTTATCTTACAATGCAGTAGATAGATGGGTATCCTCTGATAAAAGAAACCAGGTTGCTGTATTATATGCCAATGAACACGGCGAAGAGCGAAAACTCACTTACTATGAACTTTACCGTGAAGTAAATAAAATGGCAAATGCCTTAAAAAATTTAGGTGTTAAAAAAGGGGATACCGTTTCCATGTATCTACCCATGTGTACTGAGCTTTTAGTATCCATGTTGGCTTGTACACGTATCGGTGCCGTGCACAGTGTTGTTTATTCTGGACTCAGTGTCGGGGCCTTTGTTGAGAGGATGAATGATGCTAATGCTAAAGTCCTTATAACCGCTGATGGTACTTACAGACGAGGAAAGATAATAGATCTTAAAAAAATTGCTGACGAAGCACTTCTGCAATGTCCTACCATTGAAACTGTGGTTGTCGTAAAACACACGGGAAATCCTATAAAAATATCTGAATTAAGTGGTCGTGAAATATTCTATGAAACACTAATTGATGGAGAATCTGACGATTGTCCTGTAGAAGAAATGGACGCAGAAGACCCATTATTCATTTTATATACATCTGGAAGTACTGGAAAACCAAAAGGAGTGCTGCACACTACAGCAGGATATATGGTGGGTGTGGCTACTACATTAAAAAATATTTTCGATATCCATAATGGAGATTTATGGTGGTGTACTGGCGATGTGGGATGGATTACTGGACACAGCTACTCTATTTACGGCCCATTACTTTTAGGAACCACCACTCTTATCTACGAAGGAGCGCCAGATTATCCAGACCCCGGAGCATGGTGGAATATTGTAGAAAAATATGGTGTAACGAAATTTTACACAGCACCTACAGCCATAAGACATCTTATGAGGTATGGTAGTAAATATCCAAATCTTTACAACCTCTCTTCACTCAAGATAATGGGTAGTGTAGGGGAACCCATGAACCCTGAAGCATGGATGTGGTTGTACAATAAGGTGGGCAAAACCAAAATTCCAATTATGGATACTTGGTGGCAGACCGAAACAGGAATGCATATGATTTCTCCACTACCTATTTCCCCACTAAAACCAGGCACGCCTACTCTACCCATTCCGGGCGTAGATGCAGATGTGGTGGATGAAAATGGGAATTCTGTACCGCTAGGAAAAGGAGGATATCTGGTAATTAAAAAACCATGGCCGGCTATGTTTAGAACCCTTTATAAAGACGAAGAAAGGTTTGTAGATTCATACTGGAAAGAGATACCAGGTGGTGTTTACAATGCAGGAGATATTGCTCGTAAAGATGAAGACGGATACATCTGGATCCAAGGCCGTTCCGATGATGTATTGAATATTGCAGGACACCGCGTTGGTACATCTGAAGTTGAATCTGCTTTCGTATCACACCCCGCAGTAGCCGAATGCGCAGTTATTGGAAAATCCGATCCTATTAAAGGCCATGTTATTAAATCTTTCGTTATTTTAAAAGAAGGTTATACTCTAAATACAAACCTAATCGAAGACCTCCAAAAGCACGTGCGTTACGAATTAGGACCTGTAGCAGTTCTTGGAGAAATAAAACAGGTAGATCAACTACCTAAAACAAGAAGTGGTAAAATAATGCGTAGAATTCTGCGAGCACAGGAAGAAGGAGAAGATCTAGGAGATACATCCACCCTAGAAGACTAAAGTGAGGTTATTTTATTAACCTCCCCACATACTATTTAATTTTTATATAGACTCTTTAAATCCCCCAATATTATTTTTTCAATTATAATATAACTTAATCCAAACAATGCAAATATTTAAATGATATTTCTTGATTATATAATAATCAGACTTCATTAGAGTTATTATACCTATTTTTTTATTAAAATTCAATGACAAAAATAACTTTAAAAGTGAAATTGGCAAAGTATATAAAGCTTTATAGAAAAATATATCAAAGAATCAGAATTGGCGAAATAATAGTCATTAAAGATATTTTCGATTTTTCGCCATTAAATCTTTGAAAATAAGTTTAACTATTTCAAAGCAGAATTACTGTGAATAATATTCCAGTACTTTCTTAAAAAAAATTTAAAATTACAAAAATTAAGAGTTGATTACTATGGCAAAAATAAAAGGAACCAATAAAAGAACTAGACCAAAATCTCATTATAAAAAAGCAGGAAATAAAAGAGGAAGAGCAACCCGAAATCCTCATGTAAGATAATTTTTTAAGAGTACTTTCTAAATAGGAAGTTACTCTTCTCATAATTATTTATAAAAACTGTTTTTTAATTTGAAGTAAATATCTAAACCTTATTTTAACTAATTTTAATTGGATAAATGTTAAAAATCAGCACTATAAAAAAAATTATTTGTAAGAACTAAGGTTTTTCTGGATATCTGTTTGATTTAATTTTTCTATTTCTATTTCCATTTTTTTTATCCAGTTTATTATTCTTTGAGCATCAACACCAGGCCCATGACGAGAACTATTATTTTTAGAAACATCAACAATTTTCAGTGTCTCACCAAGATACTCTTTCATATATTCTCTAAATTTTAAAAAGTCATCTAAGGAAAATATGAGTAAGTCATCTTCTCCGGTGAATACTCCTTGGCGATAAAATATTGCTTCATCATAGGACATAGTTAAACATATAAATTTCATTTCATCCCCCCCCTATATATAATTAATTAAAGCCAGAACGAGTGCAGTTCACCTTCTCAAAAAAAACTTTTTAAATTTTTTAATAAAATCTCCACGAATTATTTTAGAATTTTTAGAATAATCCTCTTGAATTATTTTAAGATTATCAATCTGGTTTATTAAATCATTTTTATCTTTTTTAAGTTTCTTTAAGGCCTCAAATAACAGTTGAAAATCTTTTTCACTCATAATTCTAACAATTTCTCCCTTTGTAAATGGAGCATTATCATCTAAAACTATGATGTTTTTATCAAATTTGTATCTGCGTTCTCTAAGTTTTTTATCATAGTAAGTGTATTCTTCACTGCATGATTTAACGCAGCTTTCATAACTTTTCATTTTGCACCCTCGCCTATAATTATAGGGGAAATCAGCGAGTCATTTCCAACTATTCTTTTTCTTTTTTTCACCTTAAGTTCAGGCCAATAATAATCCTCTAAAGACGTTTGAAGATTAAAATGAGTTAAAGAGTCAATAATTTCAGCAGCAGAATTTAATTCAACACCAACCTTTTTAATGCCTTGTTTTTTATAACGGACTCTTCCTTTAAGTATCATTTCTGACATTTCACCTGATTTTTCAAGATAATATTTTAAACGCATTATTTCTAATTGAAATTCTTCTAAAGGGAATGCTATGACCTTTTCTCTATCATCAAAAATATCAATATTATAAGAAGTTAGTCCCTCATCTTGCAGCTTTATAATACCATACCTCATATCATCACCAACATCTCAAAGTTTATTCATATCATTAAATCATAACTGAAGGCTAATAGAAATTGAGATAGAGAGCAGATGAAAAGTTATCAGAATATCTAAAAAATATAAAAAAAGTGTGAATTAAGTAATGAGCTAAAGATTCTGGATAAACTCCAATATATAATCCACAGTTAGATTTTGTTGCCCTTGTCTGGTGATTGTGCTATTATTATCCCCTTCTTGAACCCCATAATCGCCGAAGTTATAATGATTACCCCCATTTATGGTGATAAAAGTGGTATTGGTAGGGAATTTATCTTTATTATTTAAGATGTCTTGACTGGTAGTAAGAGCATCAAGAGATCCCCTGATGGATAATCCATTAAATGTAGCATTGGAAGCATTAGATGAAGGATACGCTGCAAGGTAAACAACACCCTTAACAACATTTTGATGACTTAAAGCATATTCTGATGCAAAAACACCCCCTAATGAATGGCCCATCATCACCCATGATTTGATTTCTTCATGTTGAGTCATAACCTCATCTGCTTTATTGACGCCAAAAAATGCTAGATTAAATGGCATTTTAACTATAACCACCATATAACCATTTTTTGCCAGGGTAGAGGCTATAATTGAATAAGATTCTGCCTGTACTTTAGCCCCGGGGTAAAATATAATTCCAGTTGTGCTTTTATTGGTATGAGGAGTAAATGTAATAAAATCGTCATTATCTGTTACATTATATGAATTTGTGGAATTAAGGACCATTAGTGCAGCACTATCTGCAGGATAATAATCGGATACATAAATAAAAAAACCGGTTAATGTTATGAAAACTAATACAAGTAGGGATATTAAAAAAAGTTTCTTTTTTGAGTTTATGGTTTTAATATAACTCCTCCAAATCTATGATTAAAACACGAAATATGCTAAAAAATATCTAAAAAAGAAAAGGTTAGTTGATCATGCAGTGAGATCATCAGTCAAATATTTGTACAAAACCGCTGCTAAAATAGCTCCCAGCACAGGTCCTATAACATATATGGGATAATAACCCCAAAGATTATTTCCGGCTAATAATAAATTCCCTAAATAGGGGCCAAATGTTCTAGCAGGATTTAATGAAGATCCTGTGATATTACCCAGGGTTGTAATGATACCCGCCACAGTTAAACCAATAATAAGTCCAGCGAATCCTGGTGTTGCTTTTCTATCCACTGCAACGCCCATAATAGTTATCATGAGAAGAAAGGTTCCTATAGCCTCTACAAGAATTGCCTGAAAGTAACCAATTCCTGGAAACGGTGCTGTAGCGCCCAGTCCACCCATAGTTACTGCATTCATACCTACTGAAGCTGCAAATAGAAAACTGGCCAGTGCTGCGCCAGCAACCTGTGCTGCAATATAGGGAATTACATCCCTAGATGGAAATTTTTTTATTGACCATAAAGCAATGGTTACTGCAGGATTAATATGACACCCGGATATTCGGCCAAAAGTATAGATACAAGCAGTTATAGGTATACCGAAAGCAAGACCTATAGCTAACCAGTCTGCAAAACCTCCTAAAACCCCAATACCTATATTAAATGGATTAGGGGATACTTGTCCTGCACTGATCATGAGAGTTATAGCTGCTGCCCCGGCACCGAAGAAAACCAGCATAAAAGTCCCTATGAATTCTGCAGTGGCTCTTTTGGCTAACGAAAACATATGATCAACTCTTTTTAACTACATTATAACAGTATTTACAAAGAATTCGCGGTAATGTGTGTTCCACTTTTTCTTCTGGTAAAGGATAACCCCCAGTCCAGACCTCTGTTTCTTCTCGAATAACATGTTTTGAGCATAACCCCATTCCACAAACGATGCATATGGCCACCGCATCTGAATCCTTACCTTCTTCATTACATATATAACATTTCATCATATCCTCCTCCTAAAAAAAAAAAGAAATAATGGAATTATACTGCCTCTTTCCATTGACAGTGATGGTGCCTGAAATCAATTAAACTTGCAGCTGCACAATTTTTACAAGTTCTGGCTGGTGATGCTGCACTTTCTTTGTGTAGTGCAATAATATTAGTCATCAGCGTAGCAGTAACTGGTTCACTGGTTAAAAGGCAGGGGTAATCAGCTAATCTCATAAGAGATGAGAATCTTACGGTGATGGCGCAAGCAGGATATGTGTACCTTTGAGGATTCATTATAACTTCATTTTCATGTACTGGATTTAAGTCTACACGGAATCGGTTGACTTTTGGTTCTAATAGTTCAGATGAACCATTTTTCAGTTTTCTAGCTTCGTCGAGATATTTCCATCCCCTATAAATCATATCCATGAAATCACTGTTGTGCAGTTCAGCTGCAGCTCCCCTATCAGGGTAGAGCTGTACATAATTATGGAACTTCTTAGTGAGAAGATCTACAACCATAGGGGCATTAAATCCATCTAATTCAAGCATGTATTCCACAGCACATGCTGAAGCACCTGTTGCCAGTGATAAAATTTCATATTCACTTTTAAATTCTTTTAATGCTGAGTTTAATGTATTATCAATTACATCTGTTGTAGCTTCAATTATGGCCATGGTAACATCATCTTTACACATATTGAAAGTGGATTGAGAGATGTGGTGAGATATATCACCTACACAATAGGCAGGTACAGTGAGAATATTTCCATAATGTACCTCGTCATCCATGGCTTCTTTAACTGTTTTAAACATCTTTTTTTTATATTGCGACATGTACTTACGGACATCAAACGATTCGTGTCCAGCACCATCCATTAATTCAGCCTGAGCATTTATGGGCTCCTGGTAAACTTTTTTTATCATCTCTATTTCTTTTTCCACTGCAAGAGATACTGTTGTGTCTTTTTCTATTTCCTGAGCAAATACTTCCCCAATACCATACGATGTATTCATACCCCAGGATTTAGCAGATAATATTGCTTGTTTGTGCATTTGGGGAATGTCTGTAGTTTTTAAAATCCTATTAATAATATTGCTAGTACTTCCTGGCATTAAAGCAAAGTCAACAACACAAGTTGGGCCGTAGAATCCACCATATCTTCTTACAACCTCGCGACCAATAAGGGATTCTGCATTTCCAATTGCTTCAATAAATGTATCCAGACTTTTATTGAAACTGGAGTCTTCCTGGCGTAATATATCAAGTATAACAGGGGTTTGATAATGTTCTACAAATGGGTCGTCTTCAGGCCTAATAGTGTTGGTTAAACTTTTCAAAATCTCATAGTGGGCATTTACTGAATCTATGTGAAGGTTAATTACAGATTTGCTCTGGTCACCAATGGCTTCCATATTTTTTACCACATCAAGATAAGGTTTAGTATCCTCTATTCGGAAATTAGAACCTCTTTTGTTTTTTATGGTATTTACATCTGCTTTTTGAGCTGATACAGCTTCTTTAACCATTTTTTCATATATTTCAGACATTTTATCACCTGATTTTAGGAATATTTATTAAAAATTCATTTTTTATTCCCATTTTTATTATGTTGCCCTAATTATATGCAATTTGTTAAATCTAAAAAATCATGATTAATTTATACTAAAAGAAATTTATCCCAGTTGCAATCAACTATGTCACTTCTAAAATAATTAAAAATTTTAAAAAGTTCTTTTGGAAGAATTAATACTGAAAAACTATTCTTCAATGAAAAAAATCAGCTCATAAATCCTAAATTAAATTAACACATACTAATAAAACCCCATAATCTTATAAAAATGTTTATAGGCAAAATAGTTTAGTGAAAATTAAAAAATCTTTTTTCTGAAGATTTTATAATGCAAAAAATTAATTAATATTCTAATATAATAAATTATATTAATTGTATTAATCTGGTCTGGAGATTATAATTTGGAAATATGGAATATTTTTTTGTACTGATTTTAGGTTCAATTATGAAAAAATCAGAAAATAATAGAATAAATCCGCGCTTCGATGCTTTTAAGATTGCAGTAATCTATGTCATAGTCAGCATAATATGGATAATAAGTTCTGATCAGATACTTGCCATAAGCATCAGCAATCCTCAGCTCTCTCTTTGGATAGCCAGTGCCAAAGGAATATTATTTGTGACCCTTACCACCATTTTAATTTATATTCTAGTTTATCATAATCTATCTTCAATTAAGGAGAGTGAAGAACGTTTTTTCAAAGCATTTAATTCTAATCCAATATCTA
The nucleotide sequence above comes from Methanobacterium alcaliphilum. Encoded proteins:
- a CDS encoding methylated-DNA--[protein]-cysteine S-methyltransferase, which gives rise to MSDIYLKIIKKTSFGPVSILWVGFNGNFKIVKIILSNPEISAEDQVFNMFHDVEEVSCSGIDMISKDIQFFLNGAKIEFSLDVLEFNSCSFFQKQVLKAEYKIPRGNVTSYQFLAKYLGKEKGARAVGNALANNPFPIIIPCHRAIRSDRTLGGFQGGLKMKRILLENEGIKFDDNGKIIVQSFYYE
- the acs gene encoding acetate--CoA ligase; this encodes MVKDTSVLLEEKRVFKANYRIVEEAHVKNWEAEIEKGKDPVSYWAEKAEQFEWFKKWDKVLDESKKPFYKWFTKGKINLSYNAVDRWVSSDKRNQVAVLYANEHGEERKLTYYELYREVNKMANALKNLGVKKGDTVSMYLPMCTELLVSMLACTRIGAVHSVVYSGLSVGAFVERMNDANAKVLITADGTYRRGKIIDLKKIADEALLQCPTIETVVVVKHTGNPIKISELSGREIFYETLIDGESDDCPVEEMDAEDPLFILYTSGSTGKPKGVLHTTAGYMVGVATTLKNIFDIHNGDLWWCTGDVGWITGHSYSIYGPLLLGTTTLIYEGAPDYPDPGAWWNIVEKYGVTKFYTAPTAIRHLMRYGSKYPNLYNLSSLKIMGSVGEPMNPEAWMWLYNKVGKTKIPIMDTWWQTETGMHMISPLPISPLKPGTPTLPIPGVDADVVDENGNSVPLGKGGYLVIKKPWPAMFRTLYKDEERFVDSYWKEIPGGVYNAGDIARKDEDGYIWIQGRSDDVLNIAGHRVGTSEVESAFVSHPAVAECAVIGKSDPIKGHVIKSFVILKEGYTLNTNLIEDLQKHVRYELGPVAVLGEIKQVDQLPKTRSGKIMRRILRAQEEGEDLGDTSTLED
- a CDS encoding alpha/beta fold hydrolase: MVLNSTNSYNVTDNDDFITFTPHTNKSTTGIIFYPGAKVQAESYSIIASTLAKNGYMVVIVKMPFNLAFFGVNKADEVMTQHEEIKSWVMMGHSLGGVFASEYALSHQNVVKGVVYLAAYPSSNASNATFNGLSIRGSLDALTTSQDILNNKDKFPTNTTFITINGGNHYNFGDYGVQEGDNNSTITRQGQQNLTVDYILEFIQNL
- a CDS encoding MIP/aquaporin family protein — encoded protein: MFSLAKRATAEFIGTFMLVFFGAGAAAITLMISAGQVSPNPFNIGIGVLGGFADWLAIGLAFGIPITACIYTFGRISGCHINPAVTIALWSIKKFPSRDVIPYIAAQVAGAALASFLFAASVGMNAVTMGGLGATAPFPGIGYFQAILVEAIGTFLLMITIMGVAVDRKATPGFAGLIIGLTVAGIITTLGNITGSSLNPARTFGPYLGNLLLAGNNLWGYYPIYVIGPVLGAILAAVLYKYLTDDLTA
- a CDS encoding DUF2180 family protein, translating into MKCYICNEEGKDSDAVAICIVCGMGLCSKHVIREETEVWTGGYPLPEEKVEHTLPRILCKYCYNVVKKS
- a CDS encoding DUF2193 domain-containing protein, with translation MSEIYEKMVKEAVSAQKADVNTIKNKRGSNFRIEDTKPYLDVVKNMEAIGDQSKSVINLHIDSVNAHYEILKSLTNTIRPEDDPFVEHYQTPVILDILRQEDSSFNKSLDTFIEAIGNAESLIGREVVRRYGGFYGPTCVVDFALMPGSTSNIINRILKTTDIPQMHKQAILSAKSWGMNTSYGIGEVFAQEIEKDTTVSLAVEKEIEMIKKVYQEPINAQAELMDGAGHESFDVRKYMSQYKKKMFKTVKEAMDDEVHYGNILTVPAYCVGDISHHISQSTFNMCKDDVTMAIIEATTDVIDNTLNSALKEFKSEYEILSLATGASACAVEYMLELDGFNAPMVVDLLTKKFHNYVQLYPDRGAAAELHNSDFMDMIYRGWKYLDEARKLKNGSSELLEPKVNRFRVDLNPVHENEVIMNPQRYTYPACAITVRFSSLMRLADYPCLLTSEPVTATLMTNIIALHKESAASPARTCKNCAAASLIDFRHHHCQWKEAV